A single window of Geoanaerobacter pelophilus DNA harbors:
- a CDS encoding sigma-54-dependent transcriptional regulator, translating into MAKTILVVDDEASIRTSLQGILEDEGYRPQLAEDGVTALTMVQQDLPDLVLLDIWMPGLDGLEVLQKLKAIHPALLVIMMSGHGTIETAVRSTKMGAYDFIEKPLSLEKLVLTIQNAFDMQRLQDENEVLRDAVLHDHEMVGSSAVIASLREQIRLVAPSSASVLITGENGTGKELVARAVHFQSNRSSKPFMEINCAAIPDELIESELFGHEKGAFTGAVSQKKGKFDLADGGTIFLDEIGDMSLRTQAKVLRVLQERKFERVGGTRTIEVDVRIVAATNKVLEEEIKQGAFREDLFYRLNVVPFTVPPLRERKDDIPLLIEHFLDLFCRKEGRERIEIQSDAVDLMKCYNWPGNIRELKNIVERLVIMSLGRSIGVDQLPDYFRDHEVSADAAAKLEGLAGTNSLRSAREEFEKEFILQKLEEFGWNISKTAEAIALERTNLHRKIKSYGIDMKK; encoded by the coding sequence ATGGCGAAAACTATTCTTGTTGTTGACGACGAGGCAAGCATCCGTACCTCGCTGCAGGGGATCCTCGAAGACGAGGGATACCGACCGCAACTTGCCGAAGACGGGGTGACAGCATTGACCATGGTGCAGCAAGACCTCCCCGATCTGGTATTGCTCGATATCTGGATGCCCGGCCTTGACGGCCTGGAAGTGCTCCAGAAGCTCAAAGCGATTCATCCAGCACTGCTGGTCATCATGATGTCGGGGCACGGCACCATCGAAACGGCGGTGCGTTCGACCAAGATGGGGGCCTATGACTTCATCGAAAAGCCGTTGTCCCTGGAAAAACTGGTGCTGACTATTCAGAACGCCTTTGATATGCAGCGGTTGCAGGACGAGAACGAGGTCTTAAGGGATGCCGTGCTCCATGATCATGAAATGGTCGGGAGTTCCGCAGTCATTGCCTCTCTGAGGGAGCAGATCCGGCTGGTTGCCCCGAGCAGCGCGTCAGTGCTGATAACGGGCGAAAACGGCACCGGCAAGGAGCTGGTGGCGCGGGCAGTTCACTTCCAGAGTAATCGCAGTTCCAAGCCATTCATGGAGATCAACTGTGCGGCGATTCCCGATGAACTGATCGAGTCGGAACTGTTCGGCCATGAAAAAGGTGCTTTCACCGGGGCGGTTTCCCAGAAGAAAGGCAAATTCGACCTGGCAGACGGCGGCACGATATTCCTGGACGAGATCGGAGACATGTCACTCCGGACTCAGGCGAAAGTACTCAGGGTGCTGCAGGAGCGGAAGTTTGAACGGGTTGGCGGCACCAGGACCATCGAGGTGGATGTGCGGATCGTTGCTGCCACTAACAAGGTGCTGGAGGAGGAAATCAAGCAGGGAGCGTTCCGCGAAGACCTTTTTTACCGGCTCAATGTCGTGCCGTTCACAGTGCCGCCGCTGCGAGAGCGCAAGGACGACATCCCGTTGCTGATCGAGCATTTTCTGGACCTGTTCTGTCGCAAGGAAGGGCGCGAACGGATCGAGATCCAGAGCGATGCCGTTGACCTGATGAAATGCTACAACTGGCCGGGCAATATCCGCGAATTGAAGAATATTGTCGAGCGGTTGGTAATTATGAGCCTCGGCAGATCAATCGGTGTTGATCAGCTTCCTGACTATTTCCGGGATCATGAAGTATCAGCGGATGCGGCAGCAAAGCTCGAAGGTCTGGCAGGAACCAATTCGCTCAGGTCGGCCCGGGAAGAGTTCGAGAAAGAGTTCATTCTCCAGAAGCTTGAAGAGTTCGGCTGGAACATCAGCAAGACTGCCGAAGCCATTGCGCTGGAACGCACCAATCTTCATCGTAAGATTAAAAGTTACGGCATCGACATGAAGAAATAG
- a CDS encoding solute symporter family protein, which yields MKKLFVGLTLALSLGSFAFAEEPKAPAAAPGAPAASAPAATTAPAAAPAAMQAVPAPAAAPAAAPVDKGTLKANPKVTIPIFLIIIACTMAVVVWSAKKTKSAADFYTAGGGITGTQNGWAIAGDYMSAASFLGISGMISLYGYDGFMYSVGWLVAYITVLLIVAEPCRNAGKYTLGDILSFRTEPKPVRAVAAISVVAVSTFYLTAQMVGAGKLMQLLLGIPYTYAIIGVGILMVGYVVFGGMTATTWVQIIKAGLLMTGAGVLSILVALKSNMNPIQFFTDIAGSQNIIDHVKLLPIFIKEMEAGKVTAELAGQRFLEPGLFLTNPLDQISLGMALVLGTAGMPHILMRFFTVPTAQAARKSVIVAMWIIGSFYILTTLLGFGAAIHVTPQGIQKVDKGGNMAAMMLAKQLGSDISPFLGDLLLAFLCAVAFATILAVVSGLVLAASAAIAHDIYVNVIKDGHADQHEQVMAARITSLVVGVMGIVIGIAAEKQNVAHLVALAFAVASSGNLPVVVMSLFWRKFNTAGVISGLLVGTIASIGLVMVSPNMTYPNKVADDAKKAYTLLEKNIADGKIKPEAMDKTMKTISEKKAEEAKNRGGKSVMGLDKPLFTLKNPGILSIPIGFIAAILGTLAFPSRRSEEMFDEIYVRQNTGIGMAKAIDH from the coding sequence ATGAAAAAACTGTTCGTAGGATTAACGTTAGCCCTCTCACTGGGCTCATTTGCATTCGCTGAAGAACCGAAGGCTCCTGCCGCCGCTCCTGGCGCACCGGCAGCCTCTGCCCCTGCAGCCACAACGGCACCTGCGGCTGCTCCTGCAGCAATGCAGGCCGTTCCTGCTCCCGCAGCAGCTCCTGCCGCAGCGCCGGTCGACAAGGGTACTCTCAAGGCCAATCCGAAAGTCACCATCCCGATCTTCCTGATCATTATTGCCTGTACCATGGCTGTTGTTGTCTGGTCAGCCAAGAAGACCAAGTCGGCTGCTGACTTCTACACTGCCGGCGGTGGCATTACCGGAACCCAGAATGGTTGGGCAATTGCAGGCGACTATATGTCTGCTGCCTCGTTCCTCGGTATTTCCGGGATGATCTCCCTCTACGGGTATGACGGGTTCATGTACTCGGTCGGCTGGCTGGTGGCATACATCACCGTGCTCCTGATCGTTGCCGAGCCGTGTCGGAATGCAGGCAAGTACACCCTGGGCGATATCCTTTCCTTCAGGACCGAGCCGAAACCGGTGCGCGCTGTTGCCGCTATTTCGGTTGTTGCCGTATCGACTTTCTACCTCACCGCTCAGATGGTTGGTGCCGGTAAACTGATGCAGCTCCTTCTTGGCATCCCTTATACTTATGCAATTATCGGCGTTGGTATCCTGATGGTTGGTTACGTTGTTTTCGGTGGTATGACTGCAACTACCTGGGTACAGATCATCAAGGCCGGTCTGCTCATGACTGGTGCCGGTGTTCTCTCCATTCTTGTTGCGCTCAAGTCCAACATGAATCCGATCCAGTTCTTCACTGACATCGCGGGCAGCCAGAACATTATCGACCATGTCAAGCTTCTGCCGATTTTCATCAAGGAAATGGAAGCCGGAAAGGTCACCGCAGAACTTGCCGGGCAGCGTTTCCTTGAGCCTGGCCTGTTCCTCACCAACCCGCTTGACCAGATTTCCCTCGGTATGGCCCTTGTTCTCGGTACTGCCGGGATGCCGCACATCCTTATGCGCTTCTTCACCGTTCCGACGGCACAGGCTGCACGTAAGTCTGTTATCGTTGCCATGTGGATCATCGGTTCGTTCTACATCCTGACCACGCTGCTCGGTTTCGGTGCTGCTATCCACGTAACTCCGCAGGGTATCCAGAAGGTTGACAAAGGCGGCAACATGGCAGCAATGATGCTCGCCAAACAGCTCGGCAGCGACATCTCGCCGTTCCTCGGCGACCTCCTCCTTGCTTTCCTTTGCGCCGTTGCTTTCGCTACGATCCTCGCGGTTGTTTCCGGCCTGGTTCTGGCAGCTTCCGCAGCTATTGCCCACGACATCTATGTTAACGTCATCAAGGACGGCCATGCCGACCAGCACGAGCAGGTTATGGCAGCTCGAATCACCTCTCTTGTTGTTGGCGTTATGGGTATTGTTATCGGTATCGCAGCTGAGAAGCAGAACGTTGCCCACCTGGTTGCATTGGCGTTCGCAGTTGCCTCTTCAGGTAACCTGCCGGTTGTTGTCATGTCGCTCTTCTGGCGTAAGTTCAACACTGCTGGCGTCATCTCCGGCCTGCTGGTCGGTACCATTGCTTCCATCGGCCTGGTTATGGTATCTCCGAACATGACCTACCCCAACAAGGTTGCCGATGATGCGAAAAAAGCCTACACCCTGCTTGAGAAGAACATTGCAGACGGCAAAATAAAGCCTGAGGCAATGGATAAGACCATGAAGACCATCTCTGAAAAGAAGGCAGAAGAAGCCAAGAACCGTGGTGGCAAGTCCGTAATGGGCCTTGACAAGCCGCTCTTCACCCTGAAGAACCCGGGCATCCTCTCGATCCCGATCGGCTTCATCGCTGCTATCCTCGGCACCCTGGCATTCCCGAGCCGTCGTTCGGAAGAGATGTTCGACGAGATCTATGTTCGCCAGAATACCGGCATCGGTATGGCCAAGGCGATCGACCACTAA
- a CDS encoding DUF485 domain-containing protein — protein MAERQYDWGAIAKNPKFIELHRKKTVFLFGWWIFSTVYYFLLPIGAAYAPGLFKIKIISNINFGYIFALSQFFVSWGLAMYYAHVANKDFDRLTRELVDELK, from the coding sequence ATGGCAGAAAGGCAATACGACTGGGGCGCAATAGCGAAGAACCCAAAATTTATCGAACTTCATCGCAAGAAGACGGTGTTCTTGTTCGGTTGGTGGATATTCTCCACCGTTTACTATTTCCTGCTTCCGATTGGTGCAGCATACGCACCGGGTCTGTTCAAGATCAAGATTATCAGCAACATCAACTTCGGATACATTTTCGCTCTTTCCCAGTTTTTCGTATCCTGGGGACTTGCAATGTACTATGCCCACGTCGCTAACAAAGACTTTGACCGGCTCACTCGTGAACTGGTTGATGAGCTCAAGTAA
- a CDS encoding IclR family transcriptional regulator has product MTKEKSTYSVQTVDKALDLLEALADEVPPATLPNLTERLGLSRNKVFRLLATLEGRGLVEREEGSGVYRLGVSSVALAQRFISSASIIRHAHPVMEELVRKHDEAVYLTVLLGDEVLFLDMVDCWQNVKTTPMVGKKFPFFTNAAGKVLKALESQEILERLFKRRGRRKDLPDFEVLGTELTAIREKGVAVEQGGLGEGVVTVAVTIKDYAGKVIGALAMLGPSFRMLSDRVENEIIPSLKEGAEVLSMKFGYAPI; this is encoded by the coding sequence ATGACCAAAGAAAAAAGTACATATTCGGTGCAGACCGTGGATAAGGCTCTTGATCTTCTTGAGGCCTTGGCCGATGAAGTTCCGCCGGCAACTCTCCCGAATCTGACTGAGCGGCTTGGGTTGAGTCGAAACAAGGTTTTTCGCCTGCTGGCCACTCTTGAGGGACGTGGTCTGGTGGAGCGTGAGGAAGGGAGCGGGGTTTATCGTCTCGGAGTGAGTTCCGTAGCCCTGGCTCAGCGCTTTATCAGTAGTGCCAGTATCATCAGGCACGCCCATCCGGTCATGGAAGAGCTGGTTCGTAAGCATGATGAGGCGGTTTATCTGACTGTGTTGCTCGGTGACGAAGTCCTGTTCCTTGACATGGTTGATTGCTGGCAGAACGTGAAGACAACCCCTATGGTAGGGAAGAAGTTTCCGTTCTTTACCAATGCCGCTGGAAAGGTGCTCAAGGCCCTTGAGTCCCAGGAGATCCTCGAAAGGCTTTTTAAAAGGCGTGGCCGGAGAAAGGATCTGCCGGATTTCGAGGTGCTCGGCACTGAATTGACCGCCATCCGGGAGAAGGGTGTTGCCGTTGAACAGGGGGGGCTCGGTGAAGGTGTGGTAACGGTGGCTGTTACCATCAAGGATTATGCCGGAAAGGTTATCGGCGCCCTCGCCATGTTGGGCCCATCATTCAGAATGCTGTCTGACCGTGTTGAAAATGAAATTATCCCCTCTTTGAAAGAGGGCGCTGAGGTGTTGTCGATGAAGTTCGGGTATGCACCGATTTGA
- a CDS encoding DUF6485 family protein — protein MECVATTSKAHCSCSYSACDKRGNCCKCVEYHLKNGEIPGCFFTPAGEKSYDRSIRNFISDRSGQATG, from the coding sequence ATGGAATGTGTAGCAACAACAAGCAAGGCGCATTGCAGCTGTAGCTACTCGGCCTGCGACAAGCGGGGCAACTGCTGTAAATGCGTGGAGTATCACCTGAAGAACGGGGAGATCCCAGGCTGTTTCTTCACCCCGGCGGGTGAAAAAAGCTATGACCGCTCAATCCGCAACTTTATAAGTGACAGATCTGGCCAAGCAACCGGCTGA
- a CDS encoding FxsA family protein has translation MLARLFIIFAVVPVLELYVLIKVGKLIGAWETVAILLAVSFAGAWLVRHQGFAIISRIQGELAAGRIPAGEMLDGLLVLVGGILLLTPGFITDFLGLFFIIPAGRFLLKQYLRRWLESRLSRGGVINIRRF, from the coding sequence ATGCTGGCCAGATTATTCATCATCTTTGCCGTGGTTCCGGTCCTGGAGCTGTACGTCCTGATCAAGGTCGGTAAACTGATCGGCGCCTGGGAGACCGTCGCCATTCTCCTGGCGGTCAGTTTTGCCGGTGCCTGGCTGGTGCGGCACCAGGGGTTTGCCATCATCTCCCGCATCCAGGGCGAACTCGCTGCCGGACGTATCCCGGCCGGTGAGATGCTGGACGGGTTGCTGGTCCTGGTCGGCGGCATCCTGCTCCTCACCCCCGGCTTTATTACCGATTTTCTGGGGCTTTTCTTCATCATCCCTGCCGGACGCTTCCTGCTAAAGCAGTATCTCCGACGCTGGCTGGAAAGCCGCCTGTCGCGCGGCGGCGTCATCAATATTCGTCGCTTCTGA
- a CDS encoding glyceraldehyde-3-phosphate dehydrogenase, with translation MNLRKQEIHLKEWQTQEELAEQMLPIIGHLYRNHNIVTTVYGRSLVNSSAIDIIKAHRFARLVLDSELSTCDSFPVLTAIAKLNLAPARLDIGRLTTRYQAEKDTISLDDFIARELSGVNTGRSPLLSEPQDIVLYGFGRIGRLLARILIEKAGSGEKLRLRAAVVRKGGADDLIKRASLLRRDSVHGHFHGIITIDEEENAIIANGNMIRIIYADAPENVDYTQYGINNAILIDNTGKWRDREGLGRHLQAKGIAKVVLTAPGKGDVPNVVSGVNNELITAEETIFSAASCTTNAIVPVLKAVNDQFGIVSGHVETCHSYTNDQNLIDNYHKNNRRGRSAPLNMVITETGAAKAVAKVVPELAGKLTGNAIRVPTPNVSLAILNLELSRPVEVKELNSYLRNISLDSPLQNQIDYTNSPEVVSSDFVGSRHAGVVDSLATITQGSRCVLYVWYDNEFGYSCQVVRMVQRMAGLELPSLPN, from the coding sequence GTGAACCTTCGCAAACAGGAAATCCATCTGAAAGAGTGGCAAACACAGGAAGAATTGGCCGAACAGATGCTCCCCATAATCGGCCATCTCTATCGCAACCACAACATCGTGACCACTGTTTATGGCCGCTCGCTGGTCAACAGTTCGGCAATCGATATTATCAAGGCGCACCGCTTTGCCCGCCTGGTGCTTGACAGCGAGCTCTCAACCTGTGACTCCTTCCCTGTCCTGACTGCCATTGCCAAGCTTAACCTGGCCCCGGCACGCCTCGACATCGGCCGCTTGACCACCCGTTACCAGGCCGAAAAGGACACCATAAGCCTGGACGATTTCATAGCCAGAGAACTTTCCGGGGTCAATACAGGTCGCTCGCCGCTGTTAAGCGAACCGCAGGATATCGTGCTCTACGGATTCGGCCGCATCGGCCGGCTGCTGGCCCGCATTCTCATCGAAAAGGCCGGCAGCGGCGAAAAACTCCGCCTCCGGGCGGCGGTGGTACGCAAAGGGGGGGCCGACGACCTGATCAAACGGGCCAGCCTGCTGCGCCGCGATTCGGTTCATGGACATTTTCACGGCATCATTACCATTGATGAAGAGGAAAACGCCATCATCGCCAACGGCAACATGATCCGGATCATTTACGCCGATGCCCCGGAAAATGTCGACTACACCCAGTACGGCATCAACAACGCCATCCTCATCGACAACACCGGGAAATGGCGCGACCGGGAAGGACTTGGCCGCCACCTGCAAGCCAAAGGGATTGCCAAGGTCGTCCTCACCGCGCCAGGCAAGGGGGATGTACCCAATGTCGTCTCCGGCGTCAACAACGAACTGATCACTGCTGAAGAGACCATATTCTCCGCCGCCAGTTGCACCACCAACGCCATCGTGCCGGTCCTCAAGGCGGTCAATGACCAGTTCGGCATCGTCAGCGGCCATGTGGAAACTTGCCACTCCTACACCAACGACCAGAACCTGATCGACAATTACCATAAGAATAACCGCCGCGGCCGGAGCGCGCCGCTCAATATGGTCATCACCGAAACTGGTGCCGCCAAGGCCGTTGCCAAGGTGGTTCCTGAGCTGGCCGGCAAACTGACCGGTAATGCCATCCGGGTGCCGACCCCCAATGTTTCCCTGGCGATCCTGAACCTGGAACTCTCCAGGCCGGTTGAGGTCAAGGAGCTGAACAGCTATCTGCGCAACATCTCCCTCGATTCGCCGCTGCAAAACCAGATCGACTATACCAATTCACCGGAAGTCGTCTCCAGCGACTTTGTCGGCTCGCGCCATGCCGGCGTGGTCGACTCCCTGGCCACCATCACCCAGGGAAGCCGCTGCGTGCTCTATGTCTGGTATGACAACGAGTTCGGCTACAGCTGCCAGGTGGTGCGGATGGTGCAGAGGATGGCTGGTCTGGAGCTTCCTTCTTTACCGAACTGA
- a CDS encoding tetratricopeptide repeat protein, with product MLLRCAIIALLLQLTCLPLFGFAAAGQELGKVEMYMSQGRADKALAFLDTIIAANPERIDAYSSRAFIYLKLNRHQQAIADFSHIIGLQPDDPSAYLSRGLVYDQLHETERAAADYRHACTLGGKAGCSFLEQLKSRSQQ from the coding sequence ATGCTATTAAGATGTGCCATTATCGCTCTTCTGCTGCAGCTGACCTGTCTGCCGCTCTTTGGTTTCGCTGCTGCCGGGCAAGAGCTTGGCAAGGTCGAGATGTATATGAGTCAGGGGCGTGCCGACAAGGCTCTGGCATTTCTCGACACGATCATCGCTGCAAATCCGGAGCGAATTGATGCCTATAGCAGCCGGGCATTCATCTACCTCAAGCTGAACCGGCATCAGCAGGCTATTGCCGACTTCTCGCACATTATCGGCCTTCAGCCGGATGACCCCAGTGCCTACCTGAGCCGCGGCCTGGTCTACGACCAGCTGCATGAAACCGAGCGCGCAGCAGCCGACTACCGGCATGCCTGCACTCTGGGGGGCAAGGCGGGATGTAGTTTCCTCGAGCAACTGAAGAGCAGATCGCAGCAGTAA
- a CDS encoding putative nucleotidyltransferase substrate binding domain-containing protein codes for MEQEIVIKVPPALLQEQILLRVRGVLPFLDTQETVDLLGSLYNHFNGEKVWLDSVSGRETSLSRDVQATSLYPELKQRHEELNSLEMERFLKVQSVPTLHASCTEYRDILARRTLELVEAEMDAAGKGLPPLAYALISMGSDGREEQTLITDQDYLIVYADDGGEEADLYFKEFAELLVERLADIGFKKCTGDIMPSNPTWRGSYSQWRKKLLAIVRYEYEDYGKNLMDLIVLSDARYVAGNKELANDLIDLIRGLERDYFSVLWGMAKAATEMKLALGFMKRLWTEGSGEHKGEFNIKLLAWAPLVMNVRILSINQGIPATSTLKRIEHLEKEGSFSRNTASGLSDAYHILTRHRILLQIKVIKGIQRESYYLNPYQLTTDERERIRHALLKIEELQKTIHTNFHIM; via the coding sequence ATGGAACAAGAGATCGTCATAAAAGTACCCCCTGCCTTGCTGCAGGAGCAGATTTTGCTCCGTGTCCGCGGGGTATTGCCGTTTCTGGACACCCAGGAGACTGTTGACCTGCTGGGATCCTTATACAATCACTTTAATGGGGAAAAGGTCTGGCTGGATTCAGTGTCTGGTCGTGAGACCAGCCTCTCACGGGACGTTCAGGCGACCTCACTTTATCCGGAGTTGAAGCAGCGGCATGAAGAGCTTAACAGCCTTGAGATGGAGCGGTTCCTGAAAGTGCAGTCGGTGCCGACGCTTCACGCCTCATGCACCGAATACCGAGATATCCTGGCCCGGCGCACTCTTGAACTGGTAGAGGCAGAGATGGATGCGGCCGGTAAAGGTCTGCCGCCGCTTGCCTATGCCCTGATTAGCATGGGGAGCGACGGTCGTGAGGAGCAGACGCTCATAACCGACCAGGATTATCTGATTGTTTATGCCGATGACGGTGGCGAAGAGGCGGACCTTTACTTCAAAGAGTTTGCGGAACTTCTGGTGGAGCGGCTGGCGGATATCGGTTTTAAAAAATGTACCGGCGATATCATGCCTTCTAATCCGACCTGGCGCGGCTCTTATTCCCAGTGGCGCAAAAAACTACTGGCTATTGTTCGTTACGAATACGAGGACTATGGCAAAAACCTGATGGACCTGATCGTTCTTTCTGATGCCCGCTATGTCGCCGGCAACAAAGAACTGGCCAATGATCTTATCGACCTGATTCGCGGGCTTGAACGGGATTATTTCTCGGTGCTGTGGGGAATGGCCAAGGCTGCGACAGAGATGAAACTGGCGCTCGGTTTCATGAAACGGCTCTGGACCGAAGGCTCTGGCGAGCACAAAGGGGAATTCAACATCAAGCTACTGGCTTGGGCGCCGTTGGTAATGAATGTAAGGATTTTGTCGATCAATCAGGGGATCCCGGCCACCAGCACCCTGAAGCGGATCGAACACCTGGAAAAGGAAGGGAGTTTTTCCCGCAATACTGCCTCCGGCCTCTCCGATGCCTACCATATCCTGACCCGTCACCGCATTCTCCTGCAGATCAAGGTGATCAAGGGGATCCAGCGGGAATCCTATTACCTGAACCCGTATCAGCTGACTACGGACGAGCGGGAAAGAATCCGTCACGCGCTGCTCAAGATCGAGGAATTGCAGAAGACCATTCACACCAATTTTCATATCATGTAG
- a CDS encoding pyridoxal phosphate-dependent aminotransferase has protein sequence MAIASKVQTFIEGASWIRRMFEEGERLRAVHGADKVYDFTLGNPNIEPPARFDQEFRKLAENPIPGMHRYMSNAGYEETRAAVAGLLSETAGIAVPSSCVVMTCGASGALNVVLKTILNPGEEVIILTPHFVEYKFYIDNHGGVPREVWTDQETFQLQFPAIEAAINHKTRAIIINTPNNPTGVIYPAESLQKLGELISRKERELDRHIYVISDEPYGRIAYEGKSVPNIFKYVDNSVIVTSHSKDLALPGERIGYLAANPNMTHCELFIEGAIFCNRTLGFVNAPALLQRLVAKLQHESVDIEDYQSKRDLLYTHLTSLGFKMVKPDGAFYLFPKSPLADDVAFVKVAQKHHLLLVPGAGFGAPGYFRIAYCVDRAMIERSFDAWKALAVELGLKG, from the coding sequence ATGGCCATTGCGTCGAAAGTTCAGACCTTCATTGAAGGCGCTTCGTGGATTCGCAGGATGTTCGAGGAGGGAGAGCGTCTCAGGGCCGTGCATGGGGCTGACAAGGTCTACGACTTTACCCTGGGTAATCCCAACATTGAGCCGCCCGCACGGTTTGACCAGGAGTTCCGTAAGCTTGCGGAAAATCCGATACCGGGCATGCACCGCTATATGAGCAATGCAGGCTACGAAGAGACCCGCGCCGCAGTTGCCGGGTTGCTTAGCGAGACTGCCGGGATCGCGGTTCCTTCTTCCTGTGTGGTCATGACCTGCGGCGCCAGCGGGGCGTTGAACGTGGTGCTGAAAACCATTTTGAACCCAGGCGAAGAGGTAATCATCCTGACGCCGCACTTTGTGGAGTACAAGTTTTACATCGACAACCATGGCGGGGTCCCCAGGGAGGTCTGGACCGATCAGGAGACCTTCCAGTTGCAGTTCCCGGCTATCGAGGCGGCAATAAACCACAAAACACGGGCAATCATCATCAATACCCCGAATAACCCGACCGGCGTGATCTATCCGGCAGAAAGCCTGCAGAAGCTTGGAGAACTGATCAGCCGCAAGGAGCGCGAGCTTGATCGCCATATCTATGTAATATCCGACGAGCCGTATGGCCGCATCGCCTACGAAGGCAAGTCAGTACCGAACATCTTCAAATACGTTGATAACTCGGTCATTGTTACCTCGCATTCAAAGGACCTGGCGCTTCCCGGTGAGAGGATCGGCTACCTGGCCGCCAATCCCAATATGACTCACTGCGAGCTGTTTATTGAAGGCGCTATTTTCTGCAACCGGACCCTCGGTTTTGTCAATGCCCCGGCCCTTTTGCAGCGGCTGGTGGCCAAGCTGCAGCACGAGTCGGTGGATATTGAGGATTACCAGTCCAAGAGAGATCTTCTCTATACTCACCTGACGTCGCTCGGCTTTAAAATGGTCAAGCCGGACGGTGCATTTTACTTGTTTCCCAAATCCCCGCTCGCAGATGACGTGGCTTTTGTCAAGGTGGCGCAGAAACACCATCTGCTCCTGGTCCCTGGGGCCGGGTTCGGGGCGCCGGGGTACTTCCGGATTGCCTACTGCGTCGATCGGGCTATGATCGAGCGGAGTTTCGATGCCTGGAAGGCTCTGGCTGTCGAGTTGGGTCTCAAGGGTTGA
- a CDS encoding NAD(P)-binding domain-containing protein, with the protein MDKFYDVIIIGGGPAGVAAAYLCNREGLSYLLLEQGQGVFQGIANTYPAGKNVYPSKPKDEPEPFLVEELRPPDKPVTVEKYVQYVQHFVQHEKLNVQTDVEFQDIRDIRNGLTVQTSRGNYSARKVILAFGSSIPKELNVYGDAKMVAKSVDDPKKYIGARTLVIGGGNSAADVIISILAAKREANDSMPVYWAHISEKFDVNKETAQRLGEEILLGGNIRLLTGATPRIGEVDDEGVDRLVIRVSEYKQPDGIEVYNAMSFPMHNVIACIGTQGPLPIFDKLGVQTIACAEGVCSVAREGDRLLLLTGEHETTRKGVYAIGGAISPSFMKISGATIKEERHPNLIYTAINDAYRVIESIKGKLTTK; encoded by the coding sequence ATGGATAAATTTTACGATGTGATTATTATCGGTGGCGGACCGGCCGGTGTTGCCGCCGCATATCTCTGTAACCGCGAAGGGCTTAGCTACCTGCTGCTGGAACAGGGCCAGGGGGTGTTCCAGGGAATCGCCAATACCTACCCGGCAGGAAAGAACGTCTATCCCTCCAAACCGAAGGACGAGCCGGAGCCGTTTCTGGTAGAGGAGCTGCGGCCGCCGGACAAACCGGTCACGGTTGAGAAGTACGTCCAGTACGTCCAGCATTTTGTGCAGCATGAAAAGCTGAACGTGCAGACCGATGTGGAATTTCAGGATATTCGCGACATCCGCAATGGTCTGACAGTCCAGACCTCGCGCGGCAACTACAGCGCCCGCAAAGTGATCCTTGCCTTCGGCAGCAGCATCCCCAAGGAGCTGAACGTCTATGGCGACGCCAAGATGGTGGCCAAATCGGTGGACGACCCCAAGAAGTATATCGGCGCCCGGACCCTGGTGATCGGCGGAGGCAACAGCGCCGCGGACGTCATCATCTCCATCCTTGCCGCTAAGCGCGAGGCCAATGACAGCATGCCGGTCTACTGGGCGCATATCTCCGAAAAGTTTGACGTCAACAAAGAGACCGCCCAGAGGCTGGGGGAAGAGATTCTGCTCGGCGGTAATATCCGCCTGTTGACCGGTGCCACGCCGCGCATCGGCGAGGTCGACGATGAGGGCGTGGACCGGCTGGTCATAAGGGTCAGCGAGTACAAACAGCCGGACGGCATAGAAGTCTACAACGCCATGAGCTTCCCGATGCATAATGTCATCGCCTGCATCGGCACCCAGGGGCCGCTACCGATCTTCGACAAGCTGGGGGTCCAGACCATTGCCTGCGCCGAAGGGGTCTGCTCGGTGGCCCGCGAGGGCGACCGGCTGTTGCTGCTTACCGGTGAACACGAGACCACCCGTAAGGGGGTATATGCCATCGGCGGGGCGATCTCGCCATCGTTCATGAAGATCAGCGGGGCCACTATCAAGGAAGAGCGCCACCCTAACCTGATCTACACTGCCATCAACGACGCCTACCGGGTGATTGAGAGCATCAAGGGAAAGCTGACAACGAAATAA